Proteins encoded together in one Desulfatiglans sp. window:
- a CDS encoding 4Fe-4S dicluster domain-containing protein, whose protein sequence is MSKKIDSDRKEAPEQKKFTRRDFLAISGTVVAADVLLAATPVGMTATAAEKEAASYPESKAYLVYDSKKCMGCTTCMLACSLTHYGVQNLSLSRIQIIQDSFGKFPDDIKIAVCRQCVTPPCVINCPVGAAYIDTENGNVRRINEEECIGCKTCLEMCPQQPHRTVWNHIAEKSSKCDLCIDIPFWNEKGGPNGKQACVSACPMQALKVVYETPDQKETEGYNVNLRNDNYLNLGLVDDSRIVPPMMKNAKPKPFFSKPKPESKE, encoded by the coding sequence ATGTCGAAAAAAATAGACTCTGACAGAAAAGAAGCGCCGGAACAGAAGAAATTCACAAGACGGGATTTCCTTGCCATCAGCGGGACTGTTGTGGCCGCTGATGTCCTGCTCGCAGCAACCCCGGTGGGAATGACGGCAACTGCTGCTGAAAAAGAGGCGGCCTCCTACCCGGAATCAAAGGCCTACCTGGTCTATGACAGCAAGAAATGCATGGGCTGCACCACATGCATGCTGGCCTGTTCATTGACCCATTACGGGGTTCAGAACCTCTCTTTGTCACGCATCCAGATAATCCAGGATTCATTTGGCAAATTCCCGGACGATATAAAGATTGCGGTATGCCGCCAGTGCGTAACACCTCCCTGTGTTATAAACTGCCCTGTTGGCGCAGCATACATAGACACGGAAAACGGCAATGTGAGGAGGATCAATGAGGAGGAGTGCATAGGCTGCAAGACCTGCCTTGAGATGTGTCCGCAGCAGCCGCACAGGACTGTATGGAATCATATCGCTGAAAAGTCCTCAAAGTGTGACCTCTGTATTGACATCCCCTTTTGGAATGAAAAAGGGGGGCCAAATGGCAAGCAGGCATGTGTATCAGCATGCCCCATGCAGGCTTTAAAGGTTGTTTATGAGACCCCTGATCAGAAGGAGACAGAGGGGTATAATGTGAACCTGCGCAATGATAACTACCTGAACCTGGGGCTTGTGGATGACAGCAGGATCGTGCCACCCATGATGAAGAATGCAAAGCCAAAGCCCTTCTTCAGCAAACCCAAACCTGAATCAAAGGAATAG
- a CDS encoding aldehyde:ferredoxin oxidoreductase, with product MKGGYTGKIARVNLTDKTVSTLSTEKYLAFGGGHGIGSAIFFDLVGDQLPFDAFDPRNLIMMITSPFSGTFMPGSGRCDVQGLSPMLYPIEWFGHSNFGGRFTAQLKFAGWDGVVVEGAADKPCWINIINDKVVIEDANGIWGMDTWDTQQEIARRVMPSLRHGEWAEVSDDDYSTQVPAVVCCGPAGENKSRLGCLLQGPGSQAALCGFGGVFGSKNLKAISAIGTGSVPIADPKAFMDTRLWFNKFQWNVDNPREGNRFLSGMYRVSAGAPSGANTTNGQVPLVPARAAACASCPRGCRMRTASSDSNESVCGGTMTFGSLGAGGDQKKTRRNNDLMQKYGFGHWQLIPTKNYLKNLYDRGLVGKGKMIECDLPLDQWDSESFPDMLMEAMASRKGIGNDLAEGAARFAKKYGLLEEDLHKGVLPLTYWGTSDHYDARIEVEWGYGSLLGERDLMLHMMSDYPLHWMAWTGDPFLTAEQAARLYTDAMAPYNGDIFMADYSEERMYSESKVKSVAWVKHYEKFWIGAGGFCGWRWPMCITCTTEDRRGPTPEAEPRFWNAVTGQNLSFADGMEIGHKIYTLDRAIWVLQGRHRDMEVFPDYIYDQPSRGSDMPMYINGEWNYNSGAGRKIDRKKFEEWKTKFYKFEGYNPENGYPTRKTLEGMGLKNVAELLKKRGKLG from the coding sequence ATGAAAGGCGGATATACAGGTAAAATAGCAAGGGTAAACCTGACCGATAAAACGGTCAGCACACTTTCGACAGAAAAATATCTGGCATTTGGGGGCGGCCATGGAATAGGATCGGCAATATTCTTTGATCTTGTAGGTGATCAGTTGCCATTTGATGCATTTGATCCAAGAAATCTGATCATGATGATAACATCACCCTTTTCAGGCACCTTTATGCCTGGCTCAGGAAGGTGTGACGTACAGGGGCTAAGCCCAATGCTTTATCCGATAGAATGGTTCGGGCACAGCAACTTTGGAGGCCGCTTTACGGCCCAGTTGAAATTTGCCGGATGGGACGGTGTTGTTGTTGAAGGAGCGGCAGATAAACCCTGCTGGATAAATATTATTAATGACAAGGTGGTCATTGAGGATGCCAATGGAATATGGGGCATGGATACATGGGACACCCAACAGGAGATTGCAAGAAGGGTAATGCCCTCTCTCAGGCATGGCGAATGGGCTGAGGTAAGTGATGATGATTACTCTACTCAGGTGCCGGCCGTGGTGTGCTGCGGCCCCGCTGGCGAAAATAAAAGCCGTCTTGGCTGCCTGCTTCAGGGACCAGGTTCACAGGCTGCATTGTGCGGTTTCGGAGGGGTATTCGGTTCAAAGAATCTCAAGGCCATTAGCGCCATAGGAACGGGGAGTGTGCCCATTGCCGATCCCAAGGCATTTATGGATACGCGTCTGTGGTTTAACAAATTTCAGTGGAATGTAGACAACCCTCGTGAGGGCAACCGGTTTCTTTCCGGAATGTACAGGGTGTCGGCAGGCGCTCCCAGCGGCGCGAACACCACCAACGGACAGGTTCCTCTTGTTCCTGCCAGGGCTGCCGCCTGCGCTTCGTGCCCGCGGGGCTGCCGCATGCGAACTGCAAGTTCTGACAGCAATGAATCCGTTTGCGGCGGGACAATGACCTTCGGAAGTTTAGGGGCCGGCGGAGATCAGAAGAAGACGCGCAGAAACAATGACCTGATGCAAAAATATGGTTTCGGTCACTGGCAGCTTATACCGACAAAAAACTACCTTAAGAATCTTTATGACAGGGGTCTGGTGGGAAAAGGCAAAATGATCGAATGCGATCTCCCTCTCGATCAGTGGGACTCAGAAAGTTTCCCTGACATGCTTATGGAGGCAATGGCATCGCGCAAAGGAATAGGCAACGATCTTGCAGAAGGCGCCGCGAGATTCGCCAAAAAATACGGGCTGCTTGAGGAAGACCTTCATAAGGGCGTGCTTCCTCTGACTTACTGGGGCACTTCCGACCACTACGATGCCAGGATCGAGGTGGAATGGGGGTATGGATCCCTTTTGGGAGAACGCGATCTTATGCTGCACATGATGTCCGATTATCCCCTGCACTGGATGGCGTGGACGGGTGATCCCTTTCTGACAGCCGAGCAGGCAGCCAGGCTTTATACCGATGCCATGGCGCCTTACAACGGAGACATATTCATGGCGGATTACAGTGAAGAAAGGATGTACTCCGAGAGCAAGGTCAAATCGGTTGCATGGGTTAAGCATTATGAAAAATTCTGGATCGGGGCGGGCGGTTTCTGCGGCTGGCGATGGCCCATGTGCATTACCTGCACCACTGAAGACAGGAGAGGCCCCACGCCGGAAGCGGAGCCAAGATTCTGGAACGCGGTAACGGGCCAGAACCTCTCATTTGCAGATGGGATGGAGATCGGACATAAAATCTATACCCTTGACAGGGCCATCTGGGTGCTGCAGGGCAGACACAGGGACATGGAGGTATTCCCCGATTACATATATGACCAGCCTTCAAGGGGAAGTGACATGCCCATGTACATAAATGGAGAATGGAACTATAATAGTGGCGCCGGTAGAAAGATTGACAGGAAAAAGTTTGAAGAGTGGAAGACAAAGTTCTACAAGTTCGAAGGTTATAACCCTGAAAACGGCTACCCGACACGCAAAACCCTTGAAGGCATGGGGCTAAAAAATGTTGCAGAGCTGTTAAAGAAGAGGGGCAAGCTGGGGTAA